The Vibrio sp. 10N DNA window AAAACTAAACCTGAATGCTTTTTGAACACCAAGCACTGACAATGCAGCCTCTGAGGCTTCATGGCGCTCATCACTGCCATCATCACTTCCTCTAGCAGCAACGCCATCTGTCATGAAAACAACGAATACGTCATCTCCGTTGTCAACGTGCTTAGCGATGGTGCCAGCACACCCCAACGCTTCATCGTCAGAGTGTGCTGCAACAACAAGAACCGTGTTTTTACTCACCACGTTCAATGTTCTCCCAAGAGGTCGCGTCACCAAAATTAACGTCAACTTTGACTGACTTTCCGATAAGCTCCTCAAAGTACTTCGGAGGTAACCCGTATCCAGGGCGTACTCTTCGGATATGCTCTCGCGTAATCTCTTCACCCGCTTTCAACGGTTTTACGAAGTAAATGGAACGTCGAAACTTCATACTTGCTTCTTCTACCGGCTTACGCTCATAGCCTGCTTGACCAATTGCTTTCCAAGCAGACTCGGTATCCAAGCACAAGGTTTTCAGTTCTTCAGGCTCAAGAGAGAACTCAGAATCAGGACCTTTATCTTCACGGCTAAGGGTGACATGCTTTTCAATTAGGCTTGCCCCCATCACAATCGATGCGACAGAAACGGCTGTACCTAAGGTGTGGTCTGATAGTCCAACAACACAGTCAAACTCTTTAGCAATATCAGGAATGGTAGCGAGATTCGCTTGATCCACTGGCGATGGATACCCACTAATACAGTGCAAAACAACAAGTTCTTGACAACCATTATCGCGCGCCGTGCTCACTGCCTCCGAGATCTCCTCGTAGTTTGCCATTCCAGTAGACATAATCATTGGCTTGCCTGTTTGAGCAACACGCTTAATCAACGGTAAATCGGTGAGTTCAAATGATGCAATTTTATAAGCTGGCGCATCGAGCTCTTCCAGCAAATCCACAGCTGTTTCATCAAATGGGGTAGAGAAAACCGTGATTCCTACTTCTCTCGCTTTCTCAAACATCGCTTTATGCCACTCGAAAGGAGTATGTGCCCATTGATACAAATCGTAGAGTTTATATCCGTCCCAAAGACCACCTTCTACCTGAAAGTCTGGTTTATCACAGTCGATGGTCATCGTATCCGGGGTGTAAGTCTGGAGCTTAATAGCGTCTGCACCGGCACGTTTCGCCATCTCTATCGTTTCAAACGCTCGATCGATCGAACCGTTGTGGTTTGCAGATAACTCAGCAATGATGTAGGGCTTGCTGTTTGGGCCAATGGTGCGCCCTTCAATTTTAATTTCTTTCATATTACTTACTCAAATCACTCTTCACGATACTCACACGAGCGTGCAATTGACCGTGTTCATCTATCTCTGCTTGACTGAATTCTAAACGAAAATCACCATGCTCCAAAAACGCCATCGGATAGGTCTCGGCATCTAACATGCGAATATGGTCGTATACGTAGTCAATATCCCCTTCACTTGGCAGTGCACTCTGCTCCGGCGTCCGTCGTTTAAACAAGGTGACTTCACCTTCTTGCTCTTTCGGCTCTGGCTCATCAGTGGCAATCTCTCGGGCCAGTTCAAGCATCAATGGTGCCATTCGATGGAAAATATCTTGGGCCGTCCCCTCCAGCGAAAGCGGAAGTTTACGATAAACAGGACCAGCATCTAACTCACTTACCATTCTAAGTGCACTAAGCTTGGTTTCAGTGTGCCCTCTTACAATCAGGTTTTGTAAAGGACTGCCACCTCGCCCATAAGGAACATCGGCCATGTGGAAACAGACACATTCCCATCGTTCAAGTATCGCACTTGGTACAATCCAACTCCAATGAGGGAAGAAGATATAACGTGGGTTTAACTTCTCGAGTAGTTCTACTGTCAGCTCAGTATGATCGGTAACTAAATGCCAGTTACCAGGAAGTGTATCTTTCACTTTTTGGAACTGTTCGATGTTCCAAGGTTTTATGGTAGCGACAAGGTAATTATTCGACGTCATATTCTGAAATCTCGAGTTTGTATGTTTTCCCACGATGGTGAAAAAACGCAGGAAAATTATCATTATCAACTGTACGTAATAGGTCAAACTGTTGCTCTAGCGTTTTCTCAATCGACAACTCACTATCGCGAGGAGTACGTCGGGCGTAAAAAGATTCCACGCCATGCTGTTTGATAGGAGTAATGCTCTGAGAGTCATTTAGAAACTTAATGCACAGCGCTAATGTGGCTTGCCCTTGCTTAGCCCTCCACTCATGGTATAGCTCATTTCCAGAAAGTGAAAAACTGTCTTGAAGCCAAATATCCCCACTGTCTGCGGCTTCTGATGCTTCTATCAAACAAATTGGAATATCTTGTTTCCCCTCAAGGATCTGCCATGCCACCGGCGCAAAGCCTTTACCTTCAGGGAGGGCACTTTCATGCACGACGAGATTTAGCGCACTTTTTTTCAGATTTTCCGGACTCACCAATTGAGTACAACCAATAAAAAAGCTGACATCACTTTGAACCAACTCATGCTGATTGCGTGCAAAAGTTACGTCCAGTCCCATTTTTTTGCAAGCCGTCACCAACTGTTCTGCATACGGGAGTACCCACGAGTCATTATCAACCAATACATTGACTGTTTTTATGTTCTTCATTGCGTTAAAACTCCTACCACGCGTTGAGTACCAAGCCCATCACTCACTTTAAAACAGCTTGCGACCATTTTACTGTATGTGTTCGTATCAAAGGTCTTATATAACAGCTCTTTGATGGTGTCTGGTTGATCAATAAGTTCAAAAACAGAAACCGCACCAAATTGGTTGAGCATCGACAAGATAGTCTTTTGATTGCTCGCAAAAGCAACCAATATGCTTGGAAGACCCATTGCGCAACGCTCCCAAGAAGCCGTCCCCGCTGCGCCAAAGCACACGTCATGCTCTAGCATTAGCTCTGCAACGTTAGACACGCCAGAAAGGAGCTCTATGCGACTATCGGATCCAAATGCCAGCTCTATCGCCTCACGATGAGGTGCAGTAGGACCTAACACCACGGTGATTTTTGAAATTGAAGATTCCGGCTGTATGGCATTTAACACCGTCGCCGTCACATTAAGGTGATCAGTCCCCCCCATCATCACGAGAATACGCTTTGCGGTCTCATCAAAGCCCAAACGACGAACATCTCTAGCTTCAGAGCTTAATGAAGCAAACTCAGGCCTAAGCAAGGCAAATGGAGTACCTAGCATTAATTGACAATGCCTGGGTACACGCGAGGAATAATCCGAATCTAAGCGCATAAAAGTCTGATCTAAAAGATAGTCACACTCGTGGTCTCTATCTGCCAAGTCATCAATAACCAAAATCTTCGTTGTGTCAGAGTGTGCTTTAACTATCGAGTGCCACACTCTGTCGATACCGTAATGATCGACAATCACCAAATCAGGGGCTTTCTCGAAGTATTGCAGGCTCATTGCGATGGTTTGTCTTGCATCAGCTTGTTGAGAGCCACCTAACCATTTTGAGTGCTCGAGAGCGCCCTCTTCGTCTTTACTATCGACAGAGAGTAGCCGTGCCGTAAAATCTTCATTTTCTAGATGACGAACAATGTTTCCATTATGATCTTTGCAGACAAAAACAATCGTATGCCCTGCTGCTCTAAGCGCCTTAGCGAGCGTCAGACACCGCATTACGTGACCTGTACCGATTTCTATACCTGAATCAGCTCGAATGACAATATTCACTCAAATGCTCCCTGTGAGCGAAGCACATGGTACATAGCCTCCGCTCTAACCCAATCTTCTGGCGTATCTATATCTTGCACAAAGTGTCTCGGTAGCACTATCGGAGAAGTGGTGCCCGAAAAAAGGGGAACATCCTGAAGAAATGCTTGTGCCGTACCCCAATACACTTGACCAGCATCATGAAACATCTCTGGTAAATCTTGAGAACGTGTCATTCGATGTTCGGGCTCATTCAGCTCCAACATCTCTTCGTCGTTTACCCTGGCAGCTCGCTGAATAGGGAAAGGAAAGGACGTCACTGTCACTGCATAATCGCCGCCGCTTGCTTTCAAGGTGCTCAGTCCACAATTTAGCGTTTTTGTAGTCACAAACGGCGCGGTTGCATAGATACAACAAGCCTCACCATCAGAGATATTGAGCCTTCGCAACGCATCTGCAACCACCGCATTAGTCCCCGTGAAATCATCGGCTAGCTCCGGAGTGCGAATAAAAGGAACTTCAGCGCCGTACTCTCGGGCAACGTCAGCAATCTCCTGGTCATCAGTAGACACAATCACCCTATCAAAACAACCTGCGCCGAGCGCAGCTTCAAGCGAATAGGCGATAATAGGTTTGCCATGAAACAGTTTGATGTTCTTTCGAGGGATCCTTTTACTTCCCCCTCGGGCTGGAATAACGGCTACTCTCATCTTTATTACCCCACCAAAATTTTCGACAACACCTCAACAACCTCATCTTGTTGTTGTTGAGTCATTGCATGGAACATAGGGAGAGAGATGGCTTCTTGATAGTACTGTTCAGAGTCAGGATAGTCACCAGTGCGATGACCTTTCGCTTGATAGTAAGGCTGAGTATGTACAGGAATATAGTGCAAGTTCACGCCAATCCCATTGTCACGGAGTGCATCAAACACTTCGCGATGCGACAATCTAATATCGTCAAGCTTTAACCTGATTACGTATAAATGCAGACCTGAATAAGTATTCTCAAGTTGATAAGGGAGCGTTACCGGCAAGTGAGCCAATTTCTCATAATATCGTTCTGCTAAACGATGTCGGGCAGCAACAAACTCATTGAGTCGCTTCATTTGCGTAACACCCAGCGCAGCTTGCAGCTCGGTCATACGATAATTAAACCCAAGGTCAATCTGTTGGTAATACCAACCACCATGACTTTCACCAACCATTTGCTCACTATCGCGAGTAATACCATGACTGCGAAGCAGCGCCATTTTGTCTGCGAGAGCTTTGTTGTTTGTCACCGCAGCACCGCCTTCGGCGGTCGTCACGATTTTAACTGGGTGAAAACTAAACACGGTAATGTCAGAGTACGCGCAATTTCCAATCGGCTCATCATGATATCGCCCACCAATTGCATGGGAAGCATCTTCAATCACCTTAAAGCCATACTCTTTAGCCAGTGCAGATATCGCCTGCATATCACAAGGCTGACCACAAAGGTGAACTGGAACAACTACCTTAGGCAAGGTGCCATTTGCTTTCGCTGCGATGAGTTTCTGTTCCAGCTTTTTCGGACACATATTGTAAGTGGCAGGATCAATATCAACAAAGTCCACCTTGGCACCGCAATACAAACCGCAGTTGGCAGAGGCGACGAACGTTACTGGCGATGTCCACAACCAGTCACCTTCACCTAGCCCTAAAGCTAAGCAGGCCACATGCAGAGCAGACGTTGCACTGTTCATTGCTAACGCATATTTCGCACCTGTATGCTCCGTCAACGCTTTTTCAAACTCAGGCACTTTTGGTCCCTGTGTTAGAAAGTCTGACTTAAGAACCTCAAGCACTGAATCTATATCTTGTTGATCGATATCTTGTTTGCCGTAAGGAATCACGTTCTTTCTCACACTGTAAATTGAGGATCAATATGTTCTTTGATTAACTCTCGCAAACCTTCAACGGTTTCCCATTCAGTGTTAGTGCCCGAATTATACTTGAAACCAAACGGTACTTTTTCTGCTTTGTGATGATCTAGATACTCAGCTTCCGTATAGGTAAACGAAACCGACGGCAAAATAGCGTAGTACTTGCCCAAGTCAATCGTGTTAAGAGAATCTGTATCAGTGATCATTTCTTCGTGAAGCTTCTCTCCAGGTCGGATGCCCACCACCTTTGTTTTACACTCTGGAGCAATCGCCTTTGCGATGTCCAAAATCTTGTAAGATGGAATTTTAGGTACAAAAATCTCACCACCAAGGTGATGTTCAAGCGCATACATCACCATGTTGACGCCATCTTGCAAAGAAATGTTAAAGCGTGTCATCTCTTCATGAGTAATTGGCAGCACGCCTTCTTCTTTCTTCTTCATAAAGAATGGGATAACCGAACCACGCGAGCCCATAACGTTTCCATAACGAACTACACTGAAACGAATGTCCTTCGAACCTTTAATATTATTCGCTGCGGTAAACAACTTATCTGATGCTAGTTTCGTCGCACCGTAAAGATTGATTGGAGCACAAGCCTTATCGGTTGAAAGTGCTACTACGTCTTTAACACCACATTGCAGAGCCGCTTGAATCACATTCTCTGCACCGTCTACGTTAGTACGAATGCACTCCGTAGGGTTATACTCTGCGGTGTCTACTTGTTTAATCGCCGCTGCGTGAATAATGACATCAACGCCTTCACAAGCCTGGATCATACGATTCTGATCGCGAACATCACCAATAAAAAAGCGCAGTTGTGGGTAGTCATGGTGAGGATACTGTTGCTTCAGTTCAAACTGCTTTAGTTCATCACGCGAGAAGATAATAATCTTCTTCACGTCCGCATATCGCTCCAAGATTGTCTTGATGAATTGCTTACCGAACGACCCAGTGCCGCCAGTGATTAATACTGATTTGTTATTTAGCATTGTTGTTGACCTGTATTGATAGGTGATCACGTTAGCTAGCGGCTCACCAATTTAAGCGTAAAAGCCGTTGATAACCTTTCTAAGTAAACGCAAGTTACGTTAAATGATATGAAATGGTTTCAAACACGCTACCGCCCTTGAGTCACGCCCTCAAAAGCAGATTACTAATTCACATCCCAACTTCC harbors:
- the pseI gene encoding pseudaminic acid synthase, with the protein product MKEIKIEGRTIGPNSKPYIIAELSANHNGSIDRAFETIEMAKRAGADAIKLQTYTPDTMTIDCDKPDFQVEGGLWDGYKLYDLYQWAHTPFEWHKAMFEKAREVGITVFSTPFDETAVDLLEELDAPAYKIASFELTDLPLIKRVAQTGKPMIMSTGMANYEEISEAVSTARDNGCQELVVLHCISGYPSPVDQANLATIPDIAKEFDCVVGLSDHTLGTAVSVASIVMGASLIEKHVTLSREDKGPDSEFSLEPEELKTLCLDTESAWKAIGQAGYERKPVEEASMKFRRSIYFVKPLKAGEEITREHIRRVRPGYGLPPKYFEELIGKSVKVDVNFGDATSWENIERGE
- a CDS encoding formyltransferase family protein is translated as MKNIKTVNVLVDNDSWVLPYAEQLVTACKKMGLDVTFARNQHELVQSDVSFFIGCTQLVSPENLKKSALNLVVHESALPEGKGFAPVAWQILEGKQDIPICLIEASEAADSGDIWLQDSFSLSGNELYHEWRAKQGQATLALCIKFLNDSQSITPIKQHGVESFYARRTPRDSELSIEKTLEQQFDLLRTVDNDNFPAFFHHRGKTYKLEISEYDVE
- the pseG gene encoding UDP-2,4-diacetamido-2,4,6-trideoxy-beta-L-altropyranose hydrolase, encoding MNIVIRADSGIEIGTGHVMRCLTLAKALRAAGHTIVFVCKDHNGNIVRHLENEDFTARLLSVDSKDEEGALEHSKWLGGSQQADARQTIAMSLQYFEKAPDLVIVDHYGIDRVWHSIVKAHSDTTKILVIDDLADRDHECDYLLDQTFMRLDSDYSSRVPRHCQLMLGTPFALLRPEFASLSSEARDVRRLGFDETAKRILVMMGGTDHLNVTATVLNAIQPESSISKITVVLGPTAPHREAIELAFGSDSRIELLSGVSNVAELMLEHDVCFGAAGTASWERCAMGLPSILVAFASNQKTILSMLNQFGAVSVFELIDQPDTIKELLYKTFDTNTYSKMVASCFKVSDGLGTQRVVGVLTQ
- the pseF gene encoding pseudaminic acid cytidylyltransferase, whose translation is MRVAVIPARGGSKRIPRKNIKLFHGKPIIAYSLEAALGAGCFDRVIVSTDDQEIADVAREYGAEVPFIRTPELADDFTGTNAVVADALRRLNISDGEACCIYATAPFVTTKTLNCGLSTLKASGGDYAVTVTSFPFPIQRAARVNDEEMLELNEPEHRMTRSQDLPEMFHDAGQVYWGTAQAFLQDVPLFSGTTSPIVLPRHFVQDIDTPEDWVRAEAMYHVLRSQGAFE
- the pseC gene encoding UDP-4-amino-4,6-dideoxy-N-acetyl-beta-L-altrosamine transaminase: MRKNVIPYGKQDIDQQDIDSVLEVLKSDFLTQGPKVPEFEKALTEHTGAKYALAMNSATSALHVACLALGLGEGDWLWTSPVTFVASANCGLYCGAKVDFVDIDPATYNMCPKKLEQKLIAAKANGTLPKVVVPVHLCGQPCDMQAISALAKEYGFKVIEDASHAIGGRYHDEPIGNCAYSDITVFSFHPVKIVTTAEGGAAVTNNKALADKMALLRSHGITRDSEQMVGESHGGWYYQQIDLGFNYRMTELQAALGVTQMKRLNEFVAARHRLAERYYEKLAHLPVTLPYQLENTYSGLHLYVIRLKLDDIRLSHREVFDALRDNGIGVNLHYIPVHTQPYYQAKGHRTGDYPDSEQYYQEAISLPMFHAMTQQQQDEVVEVLSKILVG
- the pseB gene encoding UDP-N-acetylglucosamine 4,6-dehydratase (inverting), encoding MLNNKSVLITGGTGSFGKQFIKTILERYADVKKIIIFSRDELKQFELKQQYPHHDYPQLRFFIGDVRDQNRMIQACEGVDVIIHAAAIKQVDTAEYNPTECIRTNVDGAENVIQAALQCGVKDVVALSTDKACAPINLYGATKLASDKLFTAANNIKGSKDIRFSVVRYGNVMGSRGSVIPFFMKKKEEGVLPITHEEMTRFNISLQDGVNMVMYALEHHLGGEIFVPKIPSYKILDIAKAIAPECKTKVVGIRPGEKLHEEMITDTDSLNTIDLGKYYAILPSVSFTYTEAEYLDHHKAEKVPFGFKYNSGTNTEWETVEGLRELIKEHIDPQFTV